The following coding sequences are from one Arcobacter sp. CECT 8986 window:
- the panD gene encoding aspartate 1-decarboxylase has translation MTFDMLYSKIHRATVTDANLNYVGSITIDEELMAAAKIRVGQKVDIVNINNGERFATYVIKGKPGSKDMCLNGAAARKVEIGDKIIVISYASYSEEELENYKPTVVLVDDKNNVETITNELVGSDYV, from the coding sequence ATGACATTTGATATGTTATACAGCAAAATTCATAGAGCTACTGTTACTGATGCTAATTTGAACTATGTAGGTTCAATTACAATAGACGAAGAACTTATGGCTGCAGCTAAAATTAGAGTTGGACAAAAAGTTGATATTGTAAATATTAATAATGGTGAGCGATTTGCAACATATGTAATAAAAGGGAAACCTGGTAGCAAAGATATGTGCTTAAATGGTGCAGCTGCTAGAAAAGTTGAAATTGGAGATAAAATTATTGTTATCTCTTATGCTTCTTACAGTGAAGAAGAGTTAGAAAATTATAAACCAACAGTTGTTCTTGTTGATGATAAAAACAATGTAGAAACAATTACTAATGAACTTGTAGGAAGTGATTATGTTTGA
- a CDS encoding chemotaxis protein CheW: MEKNLNNEEQDVIDYANTSEYMTFELGAMKYAIELPKIREILTYPDIITHLPNTEDWVKGLINLRGEVVPILDIRIKFNTGEPIYDSNTAVIAVITEDKRMIGIIVDKVDDVQRLDTSALAPVSDMGSAIPSKYLKGFVRLENNQMLVIMDIEAVVHKDELKDA; this comes from the coding sequence ATGGAAAAGAATTTAAATAATGAAGAACAAGATGTAATAGATTACGCTAATACTAGCGAATATATGACATTTGAACTTGGTGCGATGAAGTATGCAATCGAGTTACCAAAAATTAGGGAAATTTTAACTTATCCAGATATTATTACTCATTTACCAAACACAGAAGATTGGGTAAAAGGGCTTATTAATTTAAGAGGTGAAGTTGTTCCTATTTTAGATATTAGAATTAAATTTAATACAGGTGAACCAATTTATGATTCAAATACTGCTGTAATTGCTGTTATTACTGAAGATAAAAGAATGATTGGTATTATTGTTGATAAAGTAGATGATGTTCAAAGATTAGATACATCAGCTTTAGCACCTGTTTCTGATATGGGTTCTGCAATTCCTTCAAAATATTTAAAAGGTTTTGTTAGATTAGAAAATAATCAAATGCTTGTAATAATGGATATTGAAGCAGTTGTACACAAAGATGAATTAAAAGACGCATAA
- a CDS encoding HAMP domain-containing methyl-accepting chemotaxis protein, giving the protein MSIKNKIIGSFSILIIVLVLSNIYVAYNISKIKSNVTSLVYKDFKGIDSLLEGDRDSYQSSVALSQMINYGLTFLLEADRDSYQSNMYVSMVVNTEDKEKIQKLVKSANSNLNQVKERFDKFKKLLYPEMQDKKEKFNEFYKLYSKIESDTAKLLTLLEEKKYTESKKYYFEDYLKDYNAIRGIMDSFTEDTYNVIEKNQISTDEAISSSLNTFIIVSILSILVAIFFSFYLSRVIKNRINDFNTGLLGFFSYLNNETTTVKLLSTDEKDEIAKLSEIVNENIENTKSLLEKDTAVINDVKRVVEEVKNGNLNQKVNLSTHNKGLEELKTILNEMLSVMSKAISNDLNKIKTALEEFQKLNFTHRIENATGETVEGLNGLANIINDMLVNNKTNGITLQNSASTLLENVDILSKSSNEAAASLEETAAAIEEITSNIKHNTENVVKMANNANELKSSANEGENLATQTTKAMDAINEQTQSIAEAITVIDQIAFQTNILSLNAAVEAATAGEAGKGFAVVAAEVRNLASRSAEAAKEIKELVETATSKANDGKIISDKMIVGYSSLNKNISLTLDLISDVETASKEQQTGISQINDTINMLDRQTQQNASVASETKTIADETSSIANDIVQDANEKNFIGKDDLDKNQRKTKTSSSNKSSQTTKKTEPIKSQKVDTKPKTIKDTSSDDEWESF; this is encoded by the coding sequence ATGAGTATTAAAAATAAAATAATTGGATCATTTTCAATCCTTATTATTGTTTTAGTTTTATCAAATATATATGTTGCATATAATATTAGTAAAATTAAATCAAACGTTACGAGTTTAGTTTATAAAGATTTTAAGGGTATTGATTCTTTACTTGAAGGGGATAGAGATTCATATCAATCTAGTGTTGCTTTATCACAGATGATAAATTATGGACTTACTTTTTTACTTGAAGCAGATAGAGATTCATACCAATCAAATATGTATGTTTCAATGGTTGTAAACACTGAAGATAAAGAAAAAATCCAAAAGCTTGTAAAAAGTGCAAATAGTAACTTAAACCAAGTAAAAGAGAGATTTGATAAGTTTAAAAAACTTCTTTATCCAGAAATGCAAGATAAAAAAGAGAAATTTAATGAGTTTTATAAATTATACTCAAAAATAGAAAGTGACACAGCAAAATTATTAACTTTATTAGAAGAAAAAAAATATACAGAATCTAAAAAGTATTATTTTGAAGATTACTTAAAAGATTATAATGCAATACGTGGAATTATGGACTCTTTTACAGAAGATACATATAACGTAATAGAAAAAAATCAGATAAGTACTGATGAAGCAATTAGTTCTTCTCTTAATACATTTATAATTGTATCAATTCTTAGTATCTTAGTTGCAATATTCTTCTCTTTTTATCTAAGTAGAGTAATAAAAAATAGAATAAATGATTTTAACACTGGATTATTAGGTTTCTTCTCATATTTAAATAATGAAACAACAACTGTAAAATTATTAAGTACTGATGAAAAAGATGAAATAGCAAAACTATCAGAGATAGTAAATGAAAATATAGAGAATACTAAATCTTTACTAGAAAAAGATACAGCTGTTATAAATGATGTTAAGCGTGTTGTTGAAGAGGTTAAAAATGGAAATCTAAATCAAAAAGTTAACTTATCAACTCATAATAAAGGTTTAGAAGAGTTAAAAACAATTTTAAATGAGATGTTATCAGTGATGTCAAAAGCTATTTCAAATGATTTAAATAAAATAAAAACTGCACTTGAAGAGTTCCAAAAATTGAACTTTACTCATAGAATAGAAAATGCAACTGGTGAAACAGTTGAAGGTTTAAATGGCCTTGCAAATATTATTAATGATATGTTAGTAAATAATAAAACAAATGGAATTACTTTACAAAATAGTGCATCAACTCTACTTGAAAATGTAGATATATTGAGTAAATCATCAAATGAAGCAGCAGCAAGTCTAGAAGAAACAGCAGCTGCAATTGAAGAGATTACGTCAAATATCAAACATAACACTGAAAATGTAGTAAAAATGGCAAATAATGCTAATGAACTTAAATCTTCAGCAAATGAGGGTGAAAATCTAGCAACACAAACTACAAAAGCTATGGATGCAATAAACGAACAAACACAATCAATTGCAGAAGCAATTACAGTAATTGACCAAATTGCTTTCCAAACAAATATCCTTTCATTAAACGCAGCAGTTGAAGCAGCAACAGCTGGTGAAGCAGGAAAAGGATTTGCAGTAGTTGCAGCAGAAGTTAGAAATCTTGCAAGTAGAAGTGCAGAAGCAGCAAAAGAGATAAAAGAGTTAGTTGAAACTGCAACATCAAAAGCAAATGATGGGAAAATAATTTCAGATAAAATGATAGTTGGTTACTCTAGTTTAAATAAAAATATATCTTTAACTTTAGATTTGATTAGTGATGTTGAAACAGCAAGTAAAGAACAACAAACAGGAATCAGCCAAATTAATGATACAATTAATATGCTAGATAGACAAACACAACAAAATGCATCAGTTGCAAGTGAAACAAAAACAATTGCAGATGAAACATCATCAATTGCAAATGATATTGTACAAGATGCAAATGAGAAAAACTTTATTGGAAAAGATGATTTAGATAAAAATCAAAGAAAAACTAAAACTTCTTCATCAAATAAATCTTCTCAAACAACAAAAAAAACTGAACCTATAAAATCACAAAAAGTAGATACAAAACCAAAAACAATAAAAGATACTTCAAGTGATGATGAGTGGGAGAGTTTTTAG
- a CDS encoding polyprenyl synthetase family protein: MTELLLDFEDYLSNNLPSSKTFHPHFETALADMLKAGGKRFRPMLLLSVVKSKNRLLLENSMPVALGVEYLHTYSLVHDDLPAMDNADLRRGFETLHKKYDEVTAILVGDALNTHSFNLIANSPLSSDIKIQLIKTLSSDGGIDGMIIGQAIDCYFENQLLKLDQLEFLHIHKTAKLIAASLKMGAIIAQYDIELQDKLYNFGIDIGLLFQIQDDIIDETQSEEEAGKTTHNDDAKNSFVNLLGLQGAIDSADKLAKKCEEELNTFNSSLKQSLEELLLKYLHRHKK, translated from the coding sequence ATGACAGAATTATTACTAGATTTTGAAGATTATTTATCAAATAATCTTCCCTCTTCAAAAACTTTTCACCCACATTTTGAAACAGCATTAGCAGATATGTTAAAAGCAGGAGGTAAAAGATTTCGACCTATGCTTTTATTATCTGTTGTAAAATCAAAAAATAGACTTCTTCTTGAAAATTCAATGCCAGTGGCATTAGGAGTTGAATATTTACATACTTACTCTTTAGTACATGATGATTTACCAGCAATGGATAATGCTGATTTAAGAAGAGGTTTTGAGACACTACATAAGAAGTATGATGAAGTAACTGCAATTTTAGTTGGAGATGCTTTAAATACACATAGTTTTAATCTTATTGCAAATTCACCATTAAGTAGTGATATAAAAATACAATTAATTAAAACTTTATCAAGTGATGGTGGAATAGATGGAATGATTATTGGTCAAGCAATTGATTGTTATTTTGAAAATCAATTATTAAAATTAGACCAATTAGAATTTTTACATATTCATAAAACTGCAAAACTAATTGCTGCATCTCTAAAAATGGGAGCAATAATAGCTCAATATGATATTGAACTTCAAGATAAATTATATAATTTTGGAATTGATATTGGTTTATTATTTCAAATTCAAGATGATATTATCGATGAAACTCAAAGTGAAGAAGAAGCAGGAAAAACTACGCATAATGATGATGCTAAAAACTCTTTTGTGAACTTATTAGGATTGCAAGGGGCAATTGATTCAGCTGACAAATTAGCAAAGAAATGTGAAGAAGAATTAAATACTTTTAATAGTTCACTAAAACAATCTTTAGAAGAATTACTTTTAAAATATTTACACAGACATAAAAAATAA
- the groES gene encoding co-chaperone GroES, which produces MNFKPLGERVLVKRTEVENKTASGIYIPDNAKEKPHTAIVKAVGSKVEEIKVGDTVVFEQFRGTEFNLEGEEYLVLNVENIIGVM; this is translated from the coding sequence ATGAATTTTAAACCACTAGGGGAAAGAGTTCTAGTAAAAAGAACTGAAGTTGAAAACAAAACTGCAAGTGGAATCTATATTCCTGATAATGCAAAAGAAAAACCACACACTGCAATAGTTAAAGCAGTTGGTTCTAAAGTTGAAGAGATAAAAGTGGGAGATACTGTGGTATTCGAACAATTCAGAGGTACAGAATTTAATTTAGAAGGTGAAGAATACTTAGTTTTAAATGTTGAAAATATTATTGGAGTTATGTAA
- a CDS encoding YbaB/EbfC family nucleoid-associated protein, which translates to MFDGIDLSKLNLNEMMSQVQEMADKAKEENSSKIFTAKAGGGMVEISINGNSEVVDLQIDDSLMDDKDSLQILLISCMNDVIKQSDENKKMMAMNMMGGMGSFGQKS; encoded by the coding sequence ATGTTTGATGGAATTGATTTAAGTAAGTTAAATTTAAATGAAATGATGAGTCAAGTACAAGAGATGGCTGATAAAGCAAAAGAGGAAAACTCATCAAAAATCTTCACAGCAAAAGCTGGTGGAGGAATGGTTGAAATATCTATTAATGGAAATAGTGAAGTTGTTGATTTACAAATTGATGATTCATTGATGGATGATAAAGATTCATTACAAATTCTTTTAATCTCTTGTATGAATGATGTAATAAAACAATCTGATGAAAATAAAAAAATGATGGCCATGAATATGATGGGTGGTATGGGCTCTTTTGGACAAAAATCATAA
- a CDS encoding response regulator encodes MAINKEVLKRLKALYVEDDDSIRKELSALLSNFFGKIYTAKDGKDGLEQYLKNSDDIDVIISDINMPYLTGIEMVGKIREVNKKVPVIFTTAYSDTQFLADAIKLKVYEYIVKPIDIRNLLVVLNELGTVIYQEELINKQTLELEKFKDVIDTNNIVIKTDENMNIVYVNELFCKTTEFTKDELLGKELSFLRHNDTDIKIYKEIYESVEANKQWKGRIKNITKEGGYYVSDTYIITTTNDNDEVTGSICVQNDITDELNKKREIQKALIKDKGDIFIKSKEGSAEQTVTINNLKYDIQELKSTIKKLKAERDKSLYKIDSLNKENKQLRSELGYQKSTEQKNKLDSAFTLKASKENADLKIQVKKLNAKIEDTVEFYEKKCKQLEVNAQMEIEDLEQELHDIKTKLGKIENAEMMAQKIEYWKEKAKTESKRAEKMEKEIMQSSDKSLMDRIFSLTK; translated from the coding sequence ATGGCGATAAATAAAGAAGTACTAAAAAGACTAAAAGCTTTATATGTTGAAGATGATGATAGCATAAGAAAAGAGCTATCAGCATTGCTATCTAACTTTTTTGGAAAAATCTATACAGCAAAAGATGGTAAAGATGGATTAGAACAATATCTAAAAAATAGTGATGATATTGATGTAATTATATCAGATATTAATATGCCATATTTAACTGGTATAGAGATGGTAGGAAAAATTAGAGAAGTAAACAAAAAAGTACCTGTAATTTTTACTACTGCATATTCTGATACTCAATTTTTAGCAGATGCAATAAAACTAAAAGTTTATGAATATATTGTTAAGCCAATAGATATAAGAAATTTACTTGTGGTGTTAAATGAACTTGGAACAGTTATATATCAAGAAGAGTTGATAAACAAACAAACACTAGAATTAGAAAAATTTAAAGATGTAATTGATACTAATAATATAGTAATAAAAACTGATGAAAATATGAATATTGTCTATGTTAATGAACTTTTTTGTAAAACGACAGAATTTACAAAAGATGAATTACTAGGCAAAGAACTATCTTTTCTTAGACATAATGATACTGATATAAAAATATATAAAGAGATTTATGAGAGTGTAGAAGCAAATAAACAGTGGAAAGGTAGAATCAAAAACATCACAAAAGAGGGTGGATATTATGTAAGTGACACTTATATAATTACTACTACAAATGATAATGATGAAGTTACAGGTTCAATTTGTGTTCAAAACGACATAACAGATGAACTAAATAAAAAAAGAGAGATTCAAAAAGCACTTATAAAAGATAAAGGTGATATTTTTATCAAAAGTAAAGAGGGAAGTGCTGAACAAACTGTAACTATAAATAACCTAAAATACGATATTCAAGAACTAAAAAGTACAATCAAAAAACTAAAAGCAGAAAGAGATAAGTCTTTATATAAAATAGATAGTTTAAATAAAGAAAACAAGCAACTAAGAAGTGAATTAGGATACCAAAAAAGTACAGAACAAAAAAATAAACTTGATAGTGCTTTTACTTTAAAAGCTAGTAAAGAAAATGCTGATTTAAAAATTCAAGTAAAAAAACTAAATGCAAAAATTGAAGATACAGTTGAGTTTTATGAGAAAAAATGTAAACAACTTGAAGTAAATGCTCAAATGGAAATAGAAGATTTAGAACAAGAGTTGCATGATATAAAAACAAAACTTGGAAAAATCGAAAATGCTGAGATGATGGCTCAAAAAATTGAATACTGGAAAGAAAAAGCAAAAACAGAATCAAAAAGAGCTGAAAAAATGGAAAAAGAGATTATGCAAAGTTCTGATAAAAGTTTGATGGATAGGATATTTTCTCTTACAAAATAA
- the blaOXA gene encoding class D beta-lactamase, translating to MDEVMIKFFSLLFLCFTLLNGDDKSFEKIFKEFNINGTLVVTTLKSDELYVYNLKRSDKRFCSASTFKIPHTLIALNENLITTKDDIIKWDGVKRGYELWNKDQTLQSAITVSCVWCYKQFSQKISKEKYIDYLLKFNYGNKTVGEDKSSFWLNGDLKISAYEQIDFLKKLYNENLPISKNNISIVKDIITVDKNDKYELKAKSGWDGAIGWYVGYVKTNNKVYFFSLNADIKREELNLRKEIVYKALKSKNIL from the coding sequence ATGGATGAAGTAATGATCAAATTTTTTAGTTTACTGTTTTTATGTTTTACTTTATTGAATGGTGATGATAAATCATTTGAAAAGATATTTAAAGAGTTTAATATTAATGGAACTTTAGTAGTAACAACACTAAAAAGTGATGAGTTATATGTATATAATTTAAAAAGGTCTGATAAGAGATTTTGTTCAGCTTCAACTTTTAAAATACCTCATACTTTAATTGCATTAAATGAAAATCTGATTACAACAAAGGATGATATTATAAAATGGGATGGAGTAAAAAGAGGATATGAACTTTGGAATAAAGATCAAACATTACAATCAGCAATAACAGTCAGTTGTGTTTGGTGTTATAAACAATTTTCACAAAAAATATCAAAAGAAAAATATATTGATTATCTTTTAAAATTTAACTATGGAAATAAAACAGTAGGAGAAGATAAATCATCTTTTTGGTTAAATGGTGATTTGAAAATATCTGCATATGAGCAGATAGATTTTTTAAAAAAACTTTATAATGAAAATCTCCCAATTTCTAAAAACAATATTAGTATAGTTAAAGATATTATAACAGTAGATAAAAATGATAAATATGAATTAAAAGCAAAAAGTGGATGGGATGGAGCTATTGGTTGGTATGTAGGTTATGTAAAAACAAATAATAAGGTATATTTCTTTTCTTTAAATGCTGATATAAAAAGAGAAGAATTAAACCTTAGAAAAGAGATAGTTTATAAAGCATTAAAATCCAAAAATATTTTATAA
- a CDS encoding (2Fe-2S) ferredoxin domain-containing protein: MENATIPQPTFYLFKCEQSAPPGMPKPACVNEQTQDLYNYVAQSLMQKGIMGPVQAIRTACLGRCQFGPVMLVEPGHYMYCHLSKEKIDKIIDNHILGKEPVTEYLIPEQFWAEPMSLGK, encoded by the coding sequence ATGGAAAATGCCACTATACCACAGCCTACATTTTATCTATTTAAATGTGAACAAAGTGCACCTCCTGGAATGCCTAAACCTGCATGTGTAAATGAACAAACACAAGATTTGTATAATTATGTTGCACAATCTTTAATGCAAAAAGGTATTATGGGACCAGTTCAAGCAATAAGAACTGCCTGTTTAGGAAGATGTCAATTTGGGCCAGTTATGTTAGTGGAACCTGGACATTATATGTATTGTCATTTATCTAAGGAAAAAATAGATAAAATAATTGATAATCATATATTAGGTAAAGAGCCTGTAACTGAGTATTTAATACCTGAACAATTTTGGGCAGAACCAATGAGTTTAGGAAAATAA
- a CDS encoding response regulator, which translates to MHKKIEELRKLKLLFVEDEKDLIEIISDTLKKLEANFLTAHNGKEALALVEQNDDIDAVITDINMPVLNGIEMIKVLKDIRPSLPVIIMSAHTESEYRQKADEYGVKDYLLKPFDFIKFIDLITSMKLGKNGDK; encoded by the coding sequence ATGCATAAAAAAATAGAGGAACTTAGAAAGTTAAAACTTCTTTTTGTTGAAGATGAGAAAGATTTAATAGAGATTATTTCTGATACATTAAAAAAATTAGAAGCTAACTTTTTAACTGCTCATAATGGAAAAGAAGCACTAGCTTTAGTAGAACAAAATGATGATATTGACGCTGTAATTACAGATATTAATATGCCAGTATTAAATGGAATAGAGATGATAAAAGTCTTGAAAGATATAAGACCTTCTCTTCCCGTTATTATTATGTCTGCACATACAGAGAGTGAATATCGTCAAAAAGCTGATGAATATGGTGTAAAAGACTACTTATTGAAACCTTTTGATTTTATAAAATTTATAGATTTGATAACTTCAATGAAACTAGGTAAAAATGGCGATAAATAA
- a CDS encoding peptidylprolyl isomerase codes for MFKIFILIASMVLMLQAANPIAVFKTSKGEIDVELRKDLAPKAVENFIAHAKNGYYDGTIFHRVIKNFMIQGGDPTGTGAGGESIWEKPFKDEFAPNAVFDKAGILAMANRGPNTNGSQFFITTAPTYWLNGKHTIFGYVKKGMDVVRKIENTPTSGKYQGNKPLIEQKIISITIK; via the coding sequence ATGTTTAAAATTTTTATACTTATTGCTTCTATGGTGCTTATGCTGCAAGCTGCAAATCCAATTGCAGTTTTTAAAACATCAAAAGGTGAAATAGATGTTGAGTTAAGAAAAGACTTAGCTCCAAAAGCAGTAGAAAACTTCATTGCTCATGCTAAAAATGGTTATTATGATGGTACTATTTTTCACAGAGTAATAAAAAACTTTATGATTCAAGGTGGAGATCCAACAGGAACAGGAGCAGGAGGAGAATCTATTTGGGAAAAACCTTTTAAAGATGAGTTTGCACCAAATGCTGTATTTGATAAAGCAGGAATATTGGCTATGGCTAATAGAGGACCAAATACAAATGGAAGTCAATTTTTTATAACAACAGCACCAACATATTGGTTAAATGGAAAACATACAATATTTGGATATGTAAAAAAAGGAATGGATGTAGTTAGAAAAATTGAAAATACACCAACTTCAGGTAAGTATCAAGGTAATAAACCTTTAATAGAGCAAAAAATCATAAGTATCACAATCAAATAA
- the groL gene encoding chaperonin GroEL (60 kDa chaperone family; promotes refolding of misfolded polypeptides especially under stressful conditions; forms two stacked rings of heptamers to form a barrel-shaped 14mer; ends can be capped by GroES; misfolded proteins enter the barrel where they are refolded when GroES binds), protein MAKEVRFSDNARNKLFAGVEKLADAVKVTMGPRGRNVLLQKSFGAPNITKDGVSVAREIELDDTLENMGAQLVKEVASKTADEAGDGTTTATVLAYSIFKEGLRNVTAGANPITLKRGMDKASDAVLAELKKLSKEVANKTEIEQVATISANSDNAIGAMIAEAMDKVGKDGVITVEEAKGISDELDVVEGMQFDRGYLSPYFVTNSEKMLAELENPYILLYDKKISNLKEMLPILEAVNQSGRPLLIVAEDVDGEALATLVVNRLRGSLNIAAVKAPGFGDRRKAMLEDIAVLTGGTVISEEMGMTLDGATIDTLGTASRVVIDKDNTTIVNGSGSAEAVEARVGQIRNEISNTTSDYDREKLQERLAKLSGGVAVIKVGAATETEMKEKKDRVDDALSATRAAVEEGIVIGGGAALIKAAAKVKLELDGDEQIGADIVLRAISAPLKQISTNAGFDAGVVENEVKKADSDTYGFDAASGKYVDMFEAGIVDPAKVERVAMQNAVSVASLLLTTEATVTDIKEDKPAPAMPDMGGMGGMPGMM, encoded by the coding sequence ATGGCAAAAGAAGTAAGATTTAGTGATAATGCAAGAAATAAATTATTTGCTGGTGTAGAAAAATTAGCAGATGCTGTTAAAGTTACAATGGGACCTAGAGGAAGAAATGTTTTATTACAAAAATCTTTTGGAGCACCAAACATTACTAAAGATGGTGTATCTGTTGCAAGAGAAATTGAATTAGATGATACTTTAGAAAATATGGGAGCACAACTTGTAAAAGAAGTTGCTTCAAAAACAGCTGACGAAGCAGGGGATGGAACTACAACTGCTACTGTTTTAGCTTACTCTATTTTTAAAGAAGGGCTAAGAAATGTAACTGCTGGAGCAAATCCAATAACTTTAAAAAGAGGTATGGATAAAGCATCTGATGCAGTATTAGCAGAATTAAAAAAATTATCAAAAGAAGTTGCTAATAAAACTGAGATTGAACAAGTAGCAACAATATCTGCAAACTCAGATAATGCAATTGGTGCTATGATTGCAGAAGCTATGGATAAAGTTGGAAAAGATGGTGTTATTACTGTTGAAGAAGCAAAAGGTATATCTGATGAATTAGATGTTGTTGAAGGTATGCAATTTGATAGAGGTTATTTATCTCCATACTTTGTAACAAACTCTGAAAAAATGTTAGCAGAGTTAGAAAACCCATATATTTTACTTTATGATAAAAAAATCTCTAACTTAAAAGAGATGTTACCTATCTTAGAAGCAGTTAATCAATCAGGTAGACCTTTATTAATCGTTGCTGAAGATGTAGATGGTGAAGCATTAGCTACATTAGTTGTAAATAGATTAAGAGGTTCTTTAAATATTGCTGCTGTTAAAGCTCCAGGTTTTGGTGATAGAAGAAAAGCTATGCTTGAAGATATCGCTGTATTAACTGGTGGAACTGTTATTTCTGAAGAGATGGGAATGACTTTAGATGGTGCAACTATTGATACTTTAGGTACTGCTTCAAGAGTTGTAATTGATAAAGATAATACAACTATTGTAAATGGTTCTGGAAGTGCAGAAGCTGTTGAAGCTAGAGTTGGTCAAATTAGAAATGAAATCTCTAATACTACAAGTGATTATGATAGAGAAAAATTACAAGAAAGACTTGCAAAACTTTCTGGTGGAGTTGCAGTAATTAAAGTTGGTGCTGCTACTGAAACAGAAATGAAAGAGAAAAAAGACAGAGTTGATGATGCATTAAGTGCAACAAGAGCTGCTGTTGAAGAAGGAATTGTAATTGGTGGTGGTGCTGCATTAATTAAAGCTGCTGCTAAAGTAAAATTAGAACTTGATGGTGATGAGCAAATTGGTGCAGATATTGTACTAAGAGCAATTTCAGCTCCATTAAAACAAATCTCTACAAATGCTGGATTTGATGCAGGTGTTGTAGAAAATGAAGTTAAAAAAGCTGATAGTGATACTTACGGATTTGACGCAGCTAGTGGAAAATATGTTGATATGTTTGAAGCTGGTATCGTTGACCCTGCTAAAGTTGAAAGAGTTGCTATGCAAAATGCAGTATCAGTTGCATCACTTCTTTTAACAACAGAAGCAACTGTTACAGATATTAAAGAAGATAAACCAGCTCCAGCAATGCCTGATATGGGTGGAATGGGTGGAATGCCTGGAATGATGTAA